From the Solanum stenotomum isolate F172 chromosome 4, ASM1918654v1, whole genome shotgun sequence genome, one window contains:
- the LOC125862416 gene encoding G2/mitotic-specific cyclin-2-like produces the protein MVGSDENCQGVARPSILRGVMGNNRRALSTINGNIVEAPQYPCKLRKKNGVTDKNVDGDTNPIHQPITRKYAAQVVGKPQQPTFEVTKPVVETAPNRNELEGAFIIDVKDCKATSDYVVPMSVQHTEAMMEEIDRMDEEIEMGEIEKTLIVDIDRADKRNILAAVEYIDDIHAYYKKIESSACAPPNYMEHQFDINDRMRAILIDWLIEVHYKFELMEETLYLTVNLIDRFLAVQPVVRKKLQLVGVTALFLACKYEEVSVPVVQDLILISDKACTGIEVLEMEKLMINTLQFKLSVPTAYVFMKRFLKAAQSDKKVELLSFFMTELCLVEYETLRFPPSMLAAAAIFTAQCTLGVAKEWTKTCEKYSNYTRDQLLECSKLMVTFHQKAATGRLNAVHRKYNISKYGFVAKLFPPASFLLEASFI, from the exons ATGGTTGGATCAGATGAGAATTGCCAAGGTGTTGCAAGGCCTTCAATTCTTCGAg GGGTAATGGGGAATAATAGAAGGGCTCTAAGCACAATAAATGGGAACATAGTTGAAGCTCCACAGTACCCTTGCAAGCTACGCAAGAAAAATGGCGTCACCGA CAAGAATGTGGATGGTGATACGAATCCAATTCATCAACCAATCACAAG GAAGTATGCTGCACAAGTGGTTGGCAAGCCTCAACAACCAACATTCGAG GTAACAAAGCCAGTGGTTGAAACAGCACCTAACAGAAATGAACTAGAAGGTGCCTTCATTATCGATGTAAAAGATTGCAAGGCCACAAGTGACTATGTTGTGCCAATGTCTGTCCAACACACAGAAGCAATGATGGAGGAAATTGATCGGATG GATGAAGAGATAGAGATGGGAGAAATAGAAAAGACGTTGATTGTGGACATAGATAGGGCTGATAAAAGGAACATACTAGCTGCTGTGGAGTACATTGATGATATTCATGCTTACTACAAGAAGATTGAG AGTTCTGCTTGTGCCCCTCCAAACTATATGGAACACCAATTTGATATCAATGATAGGATGAGAGCTATTCTCATTGACTGGCTGATTGAG GTACATTACAAGTTTGAACTGATGGAGGAGACTTTGTACTTGACCGTTAATCTTATCGATAGATTCTTGGCAGTCCAGCCAGTGGTTAGGAAAAAACTCCAGCTTGTTGGGGTAACAGCTTTGTTTCTCGCCTGCAAGTACGAAGAAGTTTCAGTTCCTGTCGTCCAGGATCTAATTTTGATCTCTGACAAGGCTTGCACCGGGATAGAAGTGCTTGAAATG GAGAAGTTGATGATCAATACCTTACAGTTCAAACTATCTGTGCCTACGGCATATGTGTTTATGAAGCGATTTCTTAAAGCTGCTCAGTCCGATAAGAAG GTGGAGCTTCTGTCTTTCTTCATGACTGAACTATGCCTTGTTGAGTATGAAACACTTAGGTTCCCACCTTCAATGCTAGCAGCTGCAGCGATATTTACTGCTCAATGTACTCTAGGTGTGGCTAAGGAGTGGACTAAAACTTGCGAGAAATATAGCAATTATACTCGAGATCAGCTTTT GGAGTGCTCAAAACTGATGGTTACTTTCCATCAGAAGGCTGCAACTGGGAGGCTTAATGCTGTACATAGGAAGTATAACATCTCTAAATATGGCTTCGTTGCAAAGTTGTTCCCACCGGCTTCTTTTCTTTTAGAGGCAAGCTTTATTTAG
- the LOC125862368 gene encoding O-fucosyltransferase 16-like produces MAIPRRRHQHHHSRVRFLFPAIFAVSAIILFLFLFLSILAPSPNDDYHLRHLRRDDSSGGKGGGNEIKVPSSRVKISAGVHNRDLWSSKNSKFFYGCSNASSKFAKAKTITHPNRYLLIVTSGGLNQQRTGITDAVVAARILNATLVVPKLDKTSFWKDSSDFSDIFDVDWFIKHLTTDVTIIKDLPLRRGQLWTPQRMRVPRKCSDRCYINRVLPVLMKRHAVQISKFDYRLANKLDTDLQKLRCRVNYHALKFADPILKMGEKLVQRMRMSSKHYIALHLRFEPDMLAFSGCYYGGGDKERTELGKIRRRWKTLHNSNPEKARRQGRCPLTPEEVGLMLRALGYGEDVHIYVASGEVYGGEETLAPLKALFPNFYSKDTIASKEELEPFSTYSSRMAALDFIVCDESDVFVTNNNGNMAKILAGRRRYFGHKPTIRPNAKKLNRVFLNRNNMTTEEFSSRVHTFQRGFMGDPKEVRPGRGEFHENPSTCICEDAEAEKKMDWDHRKSGKDNVAKKKDGDDRKKDIEAVFHDENVDYEPEMTDPEDEEEDEDNPLGEVSLGSSKSEALSNGTSTDYDSSMSEDTELDELLSD; encoded by the exons ATGGCTATTCCACGGCGGCGCCACCAGCATCATCACAGCCGTGTGCGGTTTCTGTTCCCGGCAATTTTTGCTGTTTCCGCCATTATCCTCTTCCTATTCCTCTTCCTATCAATCCTCGCGCCGTCTCCTAATGATGATTATCACCTCCGCCACCTCCGTCGTGATGATTCATCG GGAGGAAAAGGCGGTGGTAATGAGATTAAAGTTCCTTCATCTCGTGTTAAG ATCAGTGCAGGAGTTCATAATCGTGATCTCTGGAGTTCGAAAAATTCGAAGTTTTTCTATGGATGCAGTAATGCCAGCAGTAAATTTGCAA AAGCCAAAACTATCACACATCCGAATCGATACTTGTTGATTGTGACCAGTGGAGGTCTTAACCAACAGAGAACTGGG ATAACTGATGCTGTTGTTGCTGCTCGCATTTTAAATGCTACTCTTGTTGTTCCAAAGTTGGATAAGACGTCTTTCTGGAAAGATTCTAG TGACTTCTCTGATATATTTGATGTTGATTGGTTTATAAAACATCTAACAACAGATGTTACAATTATAAAAGACCTTCCACTTAGAAGAGGGCAGTTATGGACACCACAGAGAATGCGTGTTCCTAGAAAGTGCAGTGACAGATGTTATATAAATCGTGTATTGCCTGTACTCATGAAAAGACAT GCTGTACAGATCAGCAAGTTTGACTATCGACTTGCAAATAAGCTGGATACAGATTTGCAAAAGCTTAGATGCAGAGTCAATTATCATGCCCTGAAGTTTGCGGACCCTATACTCAAAATGGGTGAGAAATTGGTCCAGCGAATGAGAATGAGTAGCAAGCATTATATTGCCCTTCACCTAAG GTTTGAACCTGATATGCTTGCATTCTCTGGATGCTATTATGGTGGAGGGGATAAGGAGAGGACAGAACTGGGAAAGATACGGCGGAGGTGGAAAACTTTACAT AACAGCAACCCAGAAAAGGCGAGGAGGCAAGGAAGATGCCCTCTTACTCCTGAAGAAGTTGGCTTGATGCTAAGAGCACTTGGATATGGAGAAGACGTTCATATTTACGTAGCATCTGGTGAAGTGTATGGAGGTGAAGAGACATTGGCTCCATTAAAGGCCCTCTTTCCAAACTTTTACTCAAAGGACACTATTGCCAGCAAGGAAGAGTTAGAACCATTTTCTACATATTCTTCTAGAATGGCTGCTCTTGACTTCATTGTTTGTGATGAAAGTGATGTATTTGTCACTAATAACAACGGAAACATGGCAAAAATTTTAGCAGGACGAAG GAGATATTTCGGTCATAAACCTACCATTCGCCCAAATGCTAAGAAACTGAATCGTGTGTTCCTAAATAGAAATAACATGACAACGGAGGAATTTTCTTCTAGAGTTCATACGTTTCAAAGAGGATTCATGGGGGATCCCAAGGAGGTGAGGCCAGGGAGGGGTGAGTTTCACGAAAATCCATCAACATGCATCTGTGAGGATGCCGAGGCtgaaaagaaaatggattgggATCATCGAAAAAGTGGTAAAGACAATGTAGCTAAGAAGAAAGACGGTGATGATAGGAAGAAAGATATTGAGGCAGTTTTTCATGATGAAAATGTAGACTATGAGCCAGAAATGACTGATCCtgaggatgaagaagaagatgaagataaCCCTCTGGGCGAAGTTTCACTTGGTAGCTCCAAATCTGAAGCTTTGTCCAATGGAACAAGTACCGATTATGACTCTTCCATGTCTGAGGATACTGAGTTGGACGAGTTGCTTTCAGATTGA
- the LOC125862985 gene encoding U-box domain-containing protein 15-like gives MAMDRDHELEEGVTVEEEFGSSCQTSPQDKREVIRELIGVIHTVGSYEEYRRSQREECHNLSERLKLLLPLFEEIRDFEGQIPESSIECLMKLKKAFSSAKKLLKTCHCGSKIYLAIESEAVMGRFYSVYERLSQALESIPYDDFGISDEEKEQVELLRGQFRRAKKRNDSQDMELTMDLMVALSTNDDRNADSASIDRLGNKLGLRTLEDLKLETISVRRVVKERKGRHAEETQKIVGLLNTFRSFAGLEEIEPLMIKVHEKSTSLAIPNEFLCPITLEIVADPVTVSTGQTYERENIQHLLDSGCQTCPKTGKFLEHLSLAPNFALKNLIQQWCEKNNFQLPQKQEPPKPESPSDESDEQVFSLIQDLSSSHLEVQRKAVKEIRMLSKENPENRTLVVNRGGIPPLVHLLSYPDSIIQEHAVTALLNLSIDETNKKLISKEEPILAIIEILQNGNVGAKENSAAALFSLSMLDENKEAIGLLNGIPPLIELLKNGTIRGKKDAITALFNLCLNEQNVRLSNEAGIVAPLFQLLEKKNLEMVDEALSLLLLLATHQDGRQEMGKLTFIETLVNLMRDGTPKNKECSVAVLHRLSIHNSNHMLAALQYGVYEYLVEIGESGTDRGQRKAKSILQHMSKTEQIPCL, from the exons ATGGCGATGGATCGAGATCACGAGCTTGAAGAAGGGGTAACTGTAGAGGAGGAATTTGGATCAAGCTGTCAAACGAGTCCACAAGACAAACGAGAAGTGATACGCGAACTTATTGGTGTGATTCATACCGTTGGATCGTATGAAGAGTATAGGAGATCACAGAGAGAGGAATGTCATAATCTCTCTGAAAGATTGAAGCTTTTATTACCTCTTTTCGAAGAAATTAGAGATTTCGAAGGACAGATCCCTGAATCAAGTATCGAatgtttgatgaaattgaaaaagGCATTTTCGTCTGCGAAGAAATTGTTAAAAACTTGCCATTGTGGAAGTAAAATTTATCTG GCCATAGAAAGTGAGGCTGTTATGGGAAGATTCTATTCTGTGTATGAAAGATTAAGTCAAGCTCTGGAAAGCATACCTTATGATGATTTTGGAATTTCAGATGAAGAGAAAGAACAG GTGGAGTTACTGAGAGGGCAATTTCGAAGAGCTAAGAAGCGAAATGATAGTCAAGACATGGAACTCACCATGGATTTGATGGTTGCACTGTCTACAAATGATGATAGGAATGCAGATAGTGCTAGCATAGATAGACTAGGAAACAAGCTAGGTTTGCGTACTCTCGAGGACCTAAAGTTAGAAACAATATCAGTCCGAAGAGTagttaaagaaagaaaaggtcGTCATGCAGAAGAGACGCAAAAAATAGTAGGTCTTCTAAACACATTCAGAAGTTTTGCAGGACTCGAAGAAATTGAACCCTTGATGATTAAAGTTCATGAGAAATCCACTTCTTTAGCAATTCCAAATGAATTTCTCTGTCCGATCACATTAGAGATTGTGGCGGATCCTGTTACTGTCTCAACCGGTCAG ACATATGAAAGAGAGAACATACAACATTTGTTGGATTCCGGTTGCCAAACATGTCCGAAAACCGGGAAATTTTTGGAGCACTTGTCCTTAGCCCCAAACTTTGCTCTGAAGAATTTGATCCAACAATGGTGTGAGAAGAACAATTTTCAGCTTCCTCAAAAGCAAGAACCTCCAAAACCCGAGAGCCCCTCGGATGAAAGTGATGAACAAGTTTTTTCCTTGATTCAAGATTTATCCTCTAGTCATTTAGAAGTGCAGAGAAAGGCTGTGAAAGAGATCAGGATGCTTTCGAAAGAAAATCCTGAAAATAGGACATTAGTAGTGAATCGCGGAGGAATCCCACCACTCGTGCATCTACTATCCTATCCAGATTCAATAATTCAGGAACATGCTGTGACGGCTCTTTTGAACCTATCGATTgatgaaacaaataaaaaacttaTATCGAAAGAAGAACCTATTTTAGCCATAATTGAGATATTGCAGAATGGAAATGTTGGTGCTAAAGAGAACTCTGCAGCAGCATTGTTTAGCTTATCTATGCTGGATGAAAACAAAGAAGCTATAGGTTTGTTAAACGGTATCCCACCGTTGATAGAATTGTTGAAAAATGGTACAATCCGAGGTAAGAAGGATGCAATAACTGCATTATTCAACCTTTGTTTAAATGAGCAGAACGTTCGTTTGTCAAATGAAGCTGGGATTGTAGCACCGTTGTTTCAGTTACTCGAGAAGAAAAACTTAGAGATGGTTGATGAGGCGTTATCTCTATTGTTACTTCTTGCAACACATCAAGACGGAAGGCAAGAAATGGGAAAACTTACGTTCATTGAAACACTCGTTAATCTGATGAGAGATGGCACTCCAAAGAACAAGGAATGTTCAGTGGCGGTGCTTCATAGGTTAAGCATACACAATTCAAATCATATGCTCGCGGCACTTCAGTATGGTGTGTATGAGTATTTAGTAGAGATTGGTGAGAGTGGGACTGATAGGGGACAACGAAAAGCTAAATCTATATTGCAGCATATGAGTAAAACAGAACAGATTCCTTGTCTATAA